The segment TGATTCTACTATAAAAACAAAGGAGCAGTCACCCAAAATAATTGTTACCTCTAAACAAACTGCTAAGGATGTGCTTAACAATGCAGTGTCAACTCATTCATCAGTATCTCATAGTGCTACTAAGTCTTTTACAACGGCTTCATTAAAGAAAGTGTCAGAGTCCTCTAGTGTTACCAAAGGTGTCGGGTCATCATCACCTGTTTATGATAAACTTGTTAACCCCACAACCACGACTCAAACTACTTCCATCATATCGAAAGAAGATAAAAATGGCAAAACATTCATTATCCGGAAGACTCCCATTACTTCATCTGGTGTAAAGGTGTCTACTTCGTCAAGTTTGACGACCAATTCCAAGGTGAATTTAACCCCAGATAATAGTAAatcacttttgaaaaaagttgttaaatctAGTGAGAGCACTACAACCCCTAGATCGATATTATCCAAAAGTGAGAAAGCAGAGGAATGTACGAAGAATAACAGTTGTGAAAAGTCGACCGTTGTTCCAATGGATACTTCTGATCTGAACGGTAACTCGGAAGTAAACAAATTACTCAATAGTAGTGGTAGTCAATCTTCACTACTCAAAACTTTACCCGCTAGTGGTGGTCAAGGTAATTTATCCAACATAGTAAAAAGTCTCACCGCAAAGAAACAAATGGAAGACACCAAGGCGTCATCTTCTAGTGTTGCATCTACTATGGCCAAGGTACTATACCCTAACACCAAACAAGAACCTAGCAAAGATAGTAATAACGAATCTAAGACAACAACTGATAAGCCAAACACATCTAAATCTGTAGATACGTCCGACACCAAAGACATTTCTAAGAATACATCTATTGAGAAGAAAGCCGCTTCGGCAGAGGCTCTTGCTCAATCTATCATCGCTAATTACGCAATGGCCGCCGCTGCTCAGCAGGCAGTCGCTGCAAATGCTCACCAAGTACTTACAAATCAAATTTCATTAGGGAGAGGGGCTTATCAAGGAGCATATGAACATTTACTTCGCCCAACATACGTTAAGGTAACGGATCCATCTTTGAAGATACCCATCATGAGTAGTCCCAGTGTATCTTCTCCTACTACTGGAGGCTCTCAAATACCTAACACGAATCGACTACAATTTAAAGTTCAAGCATCTCCATCAAACACCAATCTCACTTCAATATTCTCCAACACCAACAAATTACCTACCGATATAAAATCCCTGTTTGGTGCATCTGTAAAGAAGTATAGTTCTAATGTGCCTAAAGGCCTCAATCAATCAATTCGACAAATACCTAATCCCTCACTTCTTACGAATAAGGGAAATAATTCAATACAGAAGAAATAATACTTATTGACTTTACATAAAGGCTAGTGAATCATAAATCTTTCTCCGTTGGGaactaaaatgaattttaaccaACACATAGGaacatttgttttaatatatataaaatatatatacgtaccggaatgtatttaattgcatagaaactatttattatgaactaagatatataaacttatatgtaaatgtaatgaaataattaataaactgtTACTCACAGTTTCTCTATATCAGACTACATcttgtatttatgaaattatattctgtGATATGCAGCACGTTTAAAACTTGGTAAGGTAAGGTAGATAACGAAATGAGGATTTGCTCTCCCACTTTAATGAACAACAGTGAAATATGTCATGAATATGTAACCATTATGTTATGTCTACATTCTCACTTATGAATAAGTTCAGAAgcctagtgatgaaaattgtgagTATCACTGAAAATAGTGattaagaaacagaaaatcaacgcGGTAATCCAAacagtttgaagaattttttgggaGTAGAGCAGCTTCGTTGTCAGGATGATCCGTTATATATCTGTGACAGTGGAGGAGGGTGGAAGGAAAGACTTGTaattataactcagcaacaaattctttaggttactctccatcttttatgaggacacacaaatcttaatcaggttttgaatataattgaatgttctAGGAAAATAAGTTACCTAGTCAGGAGATGTGTAAAGTGTCCAAATCCTTTTGAacgtaaattaaaaagaaaagtaaagtatatgtatatttattattatgagtgTACTTTGCATTGCCTGAAAGTATAGTGATGTATATCGTGTGATTTTTTTGCCTTTGTAATTGGTTAATCCTTACCTtagcaattgtcattattattcaattcctgagtagtgatcttccttttctaaattgattccaattatattcaaaacctgatacATGTGTGCTCAAataaagacggagcgtaaccctcaCGATTTGATGCAGAGTTGAATTGATGATCGAAATTTGAGTAATTCTTACCAGAGTCCCTccctgtttatttccttctacaCCTCATCATTGTCACTGGTGATTTTCTCTAAAACATCATCAAATTGTTAGGGATACCGTGattattttcgatttctttttaacatgcccattatacacacgattttcatcactagaaatcagtatataattaagaataaacgAGATGAGGAGTATACAATAAGTAGACCGTGAAAAACCTTCATATATTGCCTTAGGGTATTGCTCAATATTGTATTCATATGTTGaagaggaggagggggggggtatgtgaaaaaaccctttttattcataaaactcTTCACTCATGttcttttaataatgaaatttttatatttttaaaagaaaataatgttaactcAGCCGTGGGTATTAGAGGTGTTCAATGGTGGTTGTCAAGGACTCAATAGAGTGAATACAAGTCCTATAACTAATTGCGGAATCATTAACCTGGACTAATACGATGCTACGTATTCTATTACGAGTAGATCTCCAGAATGGATTGAGCATT is part of the Lepeophtheirus salmonis chromosome 7, UVic_Lsal_1.4, whole genome shotgun sequence genome and harbors:
- the LOC121121407 gene encoding uncharacterized protein yields the protein MNSKGEIRRSIVDLNPLIVCTLCDGYFIDPVTLVECLHSFCKTCIMKHVEKSEICPICDTVIHKTKPFSSMREDKTLQDIVFKIVPGLHHNEMLRRKKFYATHPAKGNIPDEVEKELRHKIFFNQDDKFSISIQYFDQSIIKKDAMHVSGKENHSNPGEKNPNKRYLECPGPMQVSHLKKFIAMKYDLNLDSFIIDIIYKDDLIPNNYTLIDIAYNYNWKKDSPMQFFYRIFKKSKVLLKRKRKTSRIEEKSNELSNVQVSESSSPKKCKGEIKSPGSAVNNNSSISALKDHPKNPIPSDGEEFRKNSDKSTPVNASPSTTTSKSSCVLPDSLISKNHSTTSKSASDPKIVNTLNNSNSLLKPKTVSNSNNKSSITTDSKSDSDSTIKTKEQSPKIIVTSKQTAKDVLNNAVSTHSSVSHSATKSFTTASLKKVSESSSVTKGVGSSSPVYDKLVNPTTTTQTTSIISKEDKNGKTFIIRKTPITSSGVKVSTSSSLTTNSKVNLTPDNSKSLLKKVVKSSESTTTPRSILSKSEKAEECTKNNSCEKSTVVPMDTSDLNGNSEVNKLLNSSGSQSSLLKTLPASGGQGNLSNIVKSLTAKKQMEDTKASSSSVASTMAKVLYPNTKQEPSKDSNNESKTTTDKPNTSKSVDTSDTKDISKNTSIEKKAASAEALAQSIIANYAMAAAAQQAVAANAHQVLTNQISLGRGAYQGAYEHLLRPTYVKVTDPSLKIPIMSSPSVSSPTTGGSQIPNTNRLQFKVQASPSNTNLTSIFSNTNKLPTDIKSLFGASVKKYSSNVPKGLNQSIRQIPNPSLLTNKGNNSIQKK